The genomic stretch TTCCCTATATTTTATAGTACTTGAAATGAAAGAATGTCCTGATGAACCGATAATTTTGGGTAGACCATTTCTTGCTACAGGAAGAGCAATCATAGATGTTCATCAAGGGCAACTAATCTTGAGCGTTGATGAAGAAAGAGTTATttttgatatgcaaaagatactaAAATTTTCAGGAGATGAGGCATCATCTTCATGCTTTTCTATTGACATGATTAGTGATCTTGCAGATGAATTCAAAGATGATCAATTAATTTCATACTCAATGGAAAGATGTTTAACCGAATCAGGCACCGCACAAGATGATGATCCCATAATTAGGAGAGAAGCTAAAATACTAGAAAAAGATTCGGAGGATAAGGAGATGCAATCAGAAGAAGTTAAACCAAAAATTGAACTCAAAGTTCTTCCCtctcatttaaaatatgtttatCTTGAGCAAGAACTATTTCCAGTAATTATTTCATCTTCTTTGACTGCAGAACAAGAAGAAAGACTAATTCAAGTCTTAAAAGCTCACAAAGGAGCCTTAGGGTGGACTGTAGAGGATATCAAAGGGATTAGTCCAACAATTTGTACGCATAGAATCCTCATGGAAGGTAGCAACAAGCCAATAATCCAACCTCAAAGGAGATTGAATCTTGCAATGCAGGAAGTGGTGAAAAAGGAGATTGTCAAGCTTCTAGCGGTAGGTATTATTTACCCAATTTCAGATAGCCCTTGGGTAAGTCCAGTTAAGGTAGTACCAaagaaaggaggtatgacagttaTAAAGAATGAAAATAATGAACTCATATCTACAAAGACTGTTACAGGATGGAGAGTCTGTATTGATTATAGACGTCTCATTGATTCTATCagaaaagatcattttcctttaccatttattgatcaaatgttaGAAAGAATTACAGGATATGCTTTTTACTGTTTTCTTGATGGCTATTCAGGGTATAACCAAATACCAATTGCACCCAAAGATCAGGATAAGACAACTTTCACATGTCCTCATGGAATATATGCATGCAggagaatgccatttggtctgtgCAACGCCCCTGCTACATTTTAGCATTGTATGTCAGCAATTTTTTCTGACATGACTGAaaaatttcttgaaatttttatggatgatttcaCACTCTTTGGCAAAACATTTGAAGATTGTCTTTACCACTTGACTTTAGTTCTTAAGAGATGTGAAAAGACAAACTTGATTCTGAATTGgaaaaaatgtcattttatggttaCAGAGGGAATTATTTTAGGACATAAAATCACTGTTAATGGGATAGAAGTTGATAAGGCTAAAATTAATCTTATAGAAGGATTACCCCCTCCCACAACTGTTAAAGGCATTAGAAGCTTTCTAGGTCATGCAGGTTTTTACAGAcggttcataaaagatttttcaaaaatttcaaaacctCTGACTATGAAAGATGTTAAGTTTTATTTTTCAGGTGATTGTATGATAGCTTTTAATAGCCTTAAGGAAAAATTATCAACTGCCCCTAGTTGTGTCCCCTGATTGGAGTCAACCTTTTGAGGTTATGTGTGATGCTAGTAATACGGCAGTTGGAGCTATTTTAGGCCAAATAAAGGATAAGATTTTTCGTCCTATTTACTATGCCAGTAGAACACTAAGTGAGGCTCAACTAAATTATGCCACAACAGAAAAAGAGTTACTGGCAGTAGTATTTGCATTTGATAAATTTCGTTCTTATTTGATAGGAATAAAGGTGACTGTTTTTACTGATCATGCAGCTTTAAAATACCTCTTAGCCAAAAAAAGATGCTTGACCTAGATTGTTAAGATGGATTTTACTTCTGCAAGAATTTGACCTtgagataaaagagaaaaaaggaacaGAGAATCAGGTAGCTGACCATTTGTCTAGACTAAAAGACACTCCCCTTGAGTTCAACGAGATAAAAGAAGAATTTCCTGATGAACACATTTTTTCAATTGACTCTGTTGTGACTCAACTACCCTGGTTCGCAGATATTGCTAACTACTTGGTTGGAAGATGGACACTCCAAGATGCCTCTTACCAGCAGAGAAAAAGGCTTATTTCTGATGCTAAGTATTATTTGTGGAATGAACCTTACTTGTTTAAAATTTGTGCAGATAATATCATTAGGAGGTGTGTACCTGAAGAAAATATGACCAAAATTTTGTATCACTGTCATGATGGAGCAATTGGAGGTCATTATGCTGCAAACCGAACAACATTTAAAGTATTGGAGGCCGAATTTTTTCGGCCAACACTCTTCAAAGATGCCCGAGCATATGTTGCACAATGTGACAGGTGTCAGAAAATAGGTAATATCACTAAGAGAGATGAGA from Nicotiana sylvestris chromosome 12, ASM39365v2, whole genome shotgun sequence encodes the following:
- the LOC138883012 gene encoding uncharacterized protein, with protein sequence MTEKFLEIFMDDFTLFGKTFEDCLYHLTLVLKRCEKTNLILNWKKCHFMVTEGIILGHKITVNGIEVDKAKINLIEGLPPPTTVKGIRSFLGHAEFDLEIKEKKGTENQVADHLSRLKDTPLEFNEIKEEFPDEHIFSIDSVVTQLPWFADIANYLVGRWTLQDASYQQRKRLISDAKYYLWNEPYLFKICADNIIRRCVPEENMTKILYHCHDGAIGGHYAANRTTFKVLEAEFFRPTLFKDARAYVAQCDRCQKIGNITKRDEMSLQSIQVCEIFDVWGIDFMGHFPSSHSFEYILVAVDYVSRWVEAISTRKNDAHTVFELEHKAFWALKALNFELTSAGKKRFFQVSELEELRLKLFPEKLKSRWTGPYNVTDVTPYGAIEIQQINGGDKFKVNGHRNVLERTGKSSWRIATLIEEILEYMFRFCISSERVMHLMTHLDDEVLDHGNVICNSFVELDVRGRRILNSDKL